The proteins below come from a single Deltaproteobacteria bacterium genomic window:
- a CDS encoding TetR/AcrR family transcriptional regulator, translating to MKTVKDRVPELEKFEAFTEKGQKKIAEICQSAARVFYEKGFLSATLADIASVVGLTKGAIFHYFSTKEELLFLILYRYYEYALSHMKKELQSHQSPRDRIFIYIRIFIMGYKDRQIESRLAMNERIHLPQNYLGVIKEKEREFVDILRALVADLLGKKGKNPTQITLLTYSLLGMVTWPYRWFDPNGKSSPEDLARTIYKIFIGDLNIFTPPFNRKVS from the coding sequence ATGAAGACCGTGAAGGATCGAGTGCCTGAATTAGAAAAATTTGAAGCCTTTACCGAGAAAGGCCAGAAAAAAATTGCCGAGATCTGTCAATCGGCCGCCCGGGTTTTCTATGAAAAAGGATTTTTGTCCGCCACTTTAGCCGATATCGCCTCAGTGGTAGGCCTGACCAAAGGGGCTATATTTCATTATTTTTCCACCAAGGAAGAGCTGCTTTTTCTGATCCTTTATCGCTATTATGAATATGCGCTCAGCCATATGAAAAAAGAACTTCAATCCCATCAATCCCCCCGCGACAGGATATTCATCTATATTAGAATCTTTATTATGGGCTATAAAGACCGGCAAATCGAATCCCGCCTGGCCATGAACGAACGGATCCATCTTCCCCAAAATTATCTGGGGGTCATCAAGGAAAAAGAACGGGAATTTGTCGACATCCTGCGAGCTTTGGTTGCGGATCTCCTGGGGAAAAAAGGAAAAAACCCAACGCAAATTACCTTACTGACCTATTCGCTGTTAGGCATGGTCACCTGGCCTTATCGCTGGTTTGATCCCAATGGGAAATCATCCCCCGAGGATCTGGCCCGGACCATATATAAAATTTTCATCGGCGATCTAAATATTTTTACCCCTCCGTTCAATCGAAAAGTTTCCTGA